A genomic window from Silene latifolia isolate original U9 population chromosome Y, ASM4854445v1, whole genome shotgun sequence includes:
- the LOC141632871 gene encoding uncharacterized protein LOC141632871 encodes MRLCLTEYEGMEVDSVGRAGGLAFLWRKAVSCVFLSASVHYMDFEIGGDAGVWRVTGFYGWPMVSDRHLSWELLRVLGANSGDVPWLCIGDFNEILYGTEMKGGVRPQWQMNNFRDAVDDCGLRDVGFEGYEFTYDNGQVDSDNRQSRIDRAMANDRWFDMFPRAKLIHMDREWSDHAPIKVVLQPRVDREGRGGRIFRFEQVWVGEDGCEDAIREAWTNGSGELVDAISDCARQLQEWKGVSIGKILRDLHAKRRRLKRINEGCRSRRVLNERKKLMKEIATLLRQEEIFWRQRSRALWLKDGDKNTTFFHRKADQRKKKNHITQLLDDHGGVHEGTAAVANVAKDYFEQLFSSNGTRVDENILDVVADRVTPEMNDSLIADYREEEIVMALNQMHPLKSPGLDGMNALFYQTYWHIVGPLVIRTVLLILRGQPFPPGLNRTQIVLIPKKKAPDKIVDFRPISLCNVVYKLVSKVLANRIKGFLGRIVTDNQSAFTPGRLISDNILVAFELFHQMKNNRTGEWPYGFKVGYGKGV; translated from the coding sequence ATGAGGTTATGTCTGACTGAGTATGAGGGCATGGAAGTTGATAGTGTTGGTAGGGCTGGGGGTCTGGCGTTCTTGTGGCGCAAGGCGGTTAGTTGTGTTTTTCTTTCTGCTTCTGTTCATTATATGGACTTCGAGATTGGGGGGGATGCTGGGGTCTGGCGTGTGACTGGTTTCTATGGGTGGCCAATGGTGAGTGATAGACACTTGTCTTGGGAGTTGCTTCGGGTCCTTGGTGCGAATAGTGGGGATGTTCCTTGGTTGTGTATCGGGGATTTCAATGAGATACTTTATGGTACGGAAATGAAAGGGGGTGTACGACCCCAGTGGCAGATGAATAACTTTCGAGACGCTGTTGATGATTGTGGGCTTCGAGATGTTGGTTTTGAGGGATATGAATTTACCTACGATAATGGTCAGGTGGATAGTGATAATCGGCAATCAAGAATTGATCGAGCTATGGCAAATGATAGATGGTTCGATATGTTTCCAAGAGCGAAGTTGATTCACATGGATAGAGAATGGTCGGATCATGCTCCTATAAAGGTGGTATTACAGCCGCGGGTGGATAGGGAAGGGAGGGGTGGTCGGATTTTTCGGTTTGAGCAGGTCTGGGTAGGGGAGGATGGATGTGAGGATGCTATCCGGGAAGCTTGGACTAATGGGAGTGGGGAGTTGGTTGATGCTATTTCGGATTGTGCTAGGCAGCTGCAAGAGTGGAAAGGTGTTAGTATTGGTAAAATTTTGCGTGACTTACATGCTAAGAGGAGACGGCTCAAACGTATCAATGAGGGCTGTCGGTCGAGGAGAGTACTTAATGAAAGGAAGAAATTGATGAAAGAAATAGCGACTTTATTGCGACAAGAGGAGATTTTTTGGCGTCAGAGGTCGAGGGCCTTATGGCTTAAGGATGGTGACAAAAACACTACTTTTTTTCATCGTAAAGCTGATCaacgaaaaaagaaaaatcacATTACTCAGCTTTTGGATGATCATGGTGGTGTTCATGAAGGTACAGCGGCTGTTGCTAATGTTGCGAAGGACTATTTTGAGCAGTTGTTCTCATCGAATGGTACTAGGGTGGATGAAAATATTCTCGATGTGGTAGCTGATCGTGTGACACCTGAAATGAATGATTCTCTAATCGCGGATTACAGAGAGGAGGAGATTGTTATGGCGCTCAACCAGATGCATCCGCTTAAATCCCCAGGACTTGACGGTATGAATGCTTTATTTTATCAAACATATTGGCATATTGTTGGTCCATTGGTGATTAGGACGGTGTTACTTATTCTTCGGGGTCAGCCGTTTCCGCCTGGCCTGAACAGAACTCAGATTGTTCTAATACCGAAGAAGAAGGCGCCGGATAAGATTGTTGATTTTAGGCCTATTAGCCTTTGCAATGTTGTATATAAGTTGGTGTCTAAAGTTCTTGCTAATAGGATTAAAGGCTTCCTTGGTCGTATTGTTACTGACAATCAATCTGCTTTCACCCCGGGCAGATTGATTTCGGATAATATTTTGGTCGCTTTTGAGTTGTTTCACCAGATGAAGAATAATAGGACTGGAGAATGGCCATATGGCTTTAAAGTTGGATATGGCAAAGGCGTATGA